In Nitrosophilus labii, the following proteins share a genomic window:
- a CDS encoding ethylbenzene dehydrogenase-related protein, translating to MKRVVGFIAALSMAATAALANNTVVAVKVKGDLSKLKCGDKLIREYAKFSEVVVYPQTTVKLNDKKANELNAENKAKKVKVAALYDGKNVAIIVKWVDPTKNIQSGYKSDVYADGFAVQFARKPKDINKLPYIGMGSKNRPVVIYLQKAVAKVYEPNGDGIVGYQVNPHNTNRFGKELEKFEKRVEQLAIKDYQKAFISEGFRTMTEIKDNSASYNADMHYVDGRKVWGGIVVRPLKDEYLNLKTGAFPVAIAVWDGEKLNRDGLKHLSGWIAVKLPDQSGGKDLIAAVNEKVKGDIKNGKELAMTNCASCHRWKGAESATMYMAPDLSNIGGQATAGYIRESIVDPNAVVVPGYNRNAHPNFAWYMVDDKGNRTSTMPPFDWMDKKSLNDLVAYMQTLKAEVEK from the coding sequence ATGAAAAGAGTAGTAGGATTTATAGCAGCCTTAAGTATGGCTGCAACGGCGGCATTGGCAAATAACACAGTTGTGGCAGTTAAAGTTAAAGGTGATTTAAGTAAATTAAAGTGCGGGGATAAACTCATAAGAGAGTATGCAAAGTTTAGTGAGGTTGTTGTTTATCCTCAAACAACAGTTAAGTTAAATGATAAAAAAGCTAACGAGCTTAATGCTGAGAATAAAGCAAAAAAAGTAAAAGTAGCCGCGCTTTATGACGGTAAAAATGTAGCAATAATTGTTAAATGGGTTGATCCGACTAAAAATATTCAGTCTGGATATAAGAGTGATGTTTACGCTGACGGATTTGCGGTACAGTTTGCCCGAAAACCAAAAGATATAAACAAACTTCCATATATAGGAATGGGTAGTAAAAACAGACCGGTAGTTATCTATTTGCAAAAAGCTGTTGCAAAAGTTTATGAACCAAACGGTGATGGAATAGTTGGTTATCAAGTAAATCCACATAATACTAATAGATTTGGAAAAGAACTTGAAAAGTTTGAAAAAAGAGTAGAGCAGCTAGCAATTAAAGATTATCAAAAAGCTTTTATTAGCGAAGGCTTCAGAACTATGACAGAGATAAAAGATAATTCTGCCTCTTATAACGCAGATATGCATTATGTTGATGGGAGAAAAGTATGGGGTGGAATAGTTGTAAGACCATTAAAAGATGAGTATTTAAACTTAAAAACAGGTGCTTTTCCTGTCGCAATAGCAGTTTGGGATGGTGAGAAACTAAACAGAGATGGATTAAAACATCTATCAGGATGGATAGCTGTAAAACTACCAGATCAAAGCGGCGGTAAAGATCTAATAGCTGCTGTAAATGAGAAAGTTAAAGGTGATATCAAGAACGGTAAAGAGCTTGCCATGACAAACTGTGCAAGCTGTCACAGATGGAAAGGTGCTGAGTCAGCTACTATGTATATGGCACCGGATTTGAGCAATATTGGTGGACAAGCTACTGCAGGATATATAAGAGAGTCAATTGTTGATCCAAATGCTGTAGTGGTACCTGGATATAATAGAAACGCTCATCCAAATTTTGCTTGGTATATGGTTGATGATAAAGGCAATAGAACTTCTACAATGCCTCCATTTGATTGGATGGATAAGAAGTCGCTTAACGATTTAGTAGCTTATATGCAGACATTAAAAGCGGAGGTAGAAAAATGA
- a CDS encoding molybdopterin-dependent oxidoreductase: MSTMVNKKRRDFLKVSSATAALVASQGSLFAKTDIISVENGKNNYPNTTYTEQMYRNEFGFTYGKKEEHGFAYHCVNCQGNCAWEIWSNNGVVTRENQSARYPKINPKIPDFNPRGCNKGIQHSQVMYEKDRILYPMVRVGKRGEGKWKRVSWDEAAELVAQKIFDVMTDPKKGPGRIMVHAGTGLLTEGRRGAPLRFCTQLGAYRIYPASYLGDMFSGAAIAYGEGNVGCTYDFMYQVDTAIFWGGNPSVSRIPDAHFVWEGKYNGAKIIVITPEFNASAKSADLWIPIKPGTDQFLAMSVMYEIIKNRLYKPGFMKIYTDLPFLVRLDNKKLLRRIDLEDPHNEEEHEHYEAQFYTMNKKTGKIALMPGSHGSEHKTLKIDELGIDPILEGEWEVTLKDGKKVKVTTVFELLKENVEKFSPEATKDITGVHPDTVKILAKEIALPKVVEITTGFSLNKYFNGILNIWNIASICGLTGRLGPYGGLNTENEFSLSGLGTLSGFGTKYKPRFGSGFVGEFVFGDGLKTFDEYFTDEDVKRAHDGKLSKKEYMKIIEEALKGGKDGKDHEEKDPYYKPWWTPEIALIVADSKFRRNKGSDYRKAFLQKTKFYVCVDYKMSEAAVFADVLLPAKSHYEVYDIRTSPGYHRFTNLAQPIANMKPVGEAMDEWSMFALLAKKLEEIANRPENKSKAKVPDSKKYAQTGYRDLANFYKEYTNKDEESEAAMEPYLGTDKLAVEAALEKCDQYQPWTMEKMYKAGGFLQLNEKAAKMSPLYADRPYNSGEYILFKMEPFETLTGRQTFYVDHPTYLKIVNGTNYAIKPIAPQNNKHPFMLMTPHARWSIHSNWKNSRTLQRLQRGVPYVQVNRKIAEMKGIKDGDTIRIFNELGEFYAMAKVSSSCPPDALVMEHGWEPYQYLFNKGHNEVVPTGLNLLELADGWGHLKFGGLWDGNQYAYDGAVNIEKSTKFKY; this comes from the coding sequence ATGAGTACTATGGTAAACAAAAAAAGAAGAGACTTTTTAAAAGTATCAAGTGCAACTGCAGCTTTGGTTGCAAGTCAAGGCAGCCTTTTTGCAAAAACAGATATTATTAGTGTAGAAAATGGCAAAAATAACTATCCAAATACAACTTATACTGAACAGATGTATAGAAATGAGTTTGGATTTACGTATGGTAAAAAAGAGGAGCACGGGTTTGCGTATCACTGCGTAAACTGTCAAGGTAACTGTGCTTGGGAGATTTGGTCAAATAACGGTGTTGTAACAAGAGAGAACCAAAGTGCAAGATACCCAAAAATCAATCCAAAAATTCCCGATTTCAACCCTAGAGGATGTAACAAAGGTATTCAACACTCTCAAGTAATGTATGAAAAAGATAGAATCCTCTATCCTATGGTAAGAGTTGGAAAAAGAGGTGAAGGAAAGTGGAAGAGAGTAAGCTGGGATGAGGCAGCAGAACTTGTGGCTCAAAAGATTTTCGATGTTATGACAGACCCTAAAAAAGGTCCTGGAAGAATTATGGTTCATGCAGGAACGGGTTTACTTACAGAAGGTAGACGTGGTGCTCCTCTAAGATTTTGTACGCAACTAGGTGCATATAGAATCTATCCTGCTTCATACTTAGGAGATATGTTCAGTGGTGCCGCGATTGCCTATGGTGAAGGAAACGTTGGCTGTACGTACGATTTTATGTATCAAGTTGATACAGCAATATTTTGGGGAGGAAATCCTTCTGTTTCAAGAATCCCTGATGCACACTTTGTTTGGGAAGGAAAATATAACGGCGCAAAGATAATAGTAATAACTCCAGAGTTCAATGCAAGTGCTAAGAGTGCGGATCTATGGATTCCTATTAAACCGGGGACCGACCAGTTCTTAGCAATGAGTGTAATGTATGAAATCATTAAAAATAGATTGTATAAACCCGGTTTTATGAAGATCTATACTGATCTTCCTTTCTTAGTAAGACTTGATAATAAAAAGCTTCTAAGAAGAATTGATTTAGAAGATCCTCACAATGAGGAAGAACATGAGCATTATGAAGCACAGTTTTATACAATGAACAAAAAAACTGGCAAAATTGCTTTAATGCCAGGTAGTCATGGAAGCGAACACAAAACTTTAAAGATAGATGAGCTTGGTATAGATCCTATACTTGAAGGTGAATGGGAAGTAACTCTCAAAGATGGCAAAAAGGTAAAAGTTACTACTGTATTTGAGTTATTAAAGGAAAATGTTGAAAAGTTTAGTCCAGAAGCGACAAAAGATATAACCGGCGTACATCCCGATACCGTAAAAATCTTAGCAAAAGAGATTGCTCTTCCAAAGGTTGTGGAGATTACGACGGGATTTAGTTTAAACAAATATTTTAACGGTATTTTAAATATTTGGAATATCGCCTCTATTTGCGGATTAACCGGAAGATTGGGGCCGTACGGCGGATTAAATACGGAAAATGAGTTTAGTTTAAGTGGACTTGGAACACTTAGTGGATTTGGAACAAAATATAAACCAAGATTTGGTTCTGGATTTGTGGGAGAGTTTGTTTTTGGTGATGGACTAAAAACGTTTGATGAATATTTTACGGATGAAGATGTTAAGAGAGCTCATGATGGTAAATTAAGTAAAAAAGAGTATATGAAAATCATCGAAGAAGCACTTAAAGGTGGTAAAGATGGAAAAGATCATGAGGAAAAAGATCCATATTATAAACCTTGGTGGACACCTGAAATTGCCCTGATTGTTGCTGACTCAAAATTTAGAAGAAATAAAGGTAGTGATTACAGAAAAGCATTCCTTCAAAAGACAAAATTCTATGTTTGCGTTGATTATAAGATGAGTGAAGCGGCTGTATTTGCTGATGTACTATTGCCTGCAAAATCGCACTATGAGGTTTATGATATCAGAACAAGCCCTGGTTATCACAGATTTACCAACTTAGCGCAACCTATAGCCAATATGAAACCTGTAGGTGAAGCTATGGATGAGTGGAGTATGTTTGCGCTACTTGCTAAAAAGCTTGAAGAGATAGCAAATAGACCGGAAAACAAGTCAAAAGCAAAAGTTCCGGACAGCAAAAAATATGCACAAACTGGATATCGCGATCTTGCAAACTTCTATAAAGAGTACACCAATAAAGATGAAGAGTCAGAAGCGGCTATGGAACCGTACCTTGGAACAGATAAATTGGCAGTCGAAGCTGCGCTTGAAAAATGCGATCAGTATCAGCCTTGGACGATGGAAAAGATGTATAAAGCCGGTGGATTTTTACAGTTAAATGAAAAGGCGGCAAAAATGTCTCCTCTTTATGCAGATAGACCGTATAATTCAGGTGAATATATTTTGTTTAAGATGGAGCCGTTTGAAACATTGACTGGCCGACAAACATTCTATGTTGATCATCCAACATACCTAAAAATTGTTAACGGAACAAATTATGCGATAAAACCTATAGCACCTCAAAACAATAAACATCCGTTTATGCTGATGACACCGCATGCTAGATGGTCGATTCACTCTAACTGGAAAAACAGTAGAACATTGCAAAGACTGCAAAGAGGTGTTCCTTATGTTCAAGTTAACAGAAAGATTGCTGAAATGAAAGGTATCAAAGATGGAGATACCATCAGAATTTTCAATGAGCTTGGAGAATTTTACGCAATGGCTAAAGTAAGCTCATCTTGTCCACCTGATGCTCTAGTTATGGAGCACGGATGGGAGCCTTACCAGTATCTATTTAATAAAGGACACAATGAAGTTGTTCCAACAGGCTTGAATCTACTTGAACTTGCCGATGGTTGGGGACATCTAAAATTTGGTGGACTTTGGGATGGTAACCAGTATGCGTATGATGGCGCTGTAAATATAGAAAAATCTACTAAGTTTAAGTATTAA
- the pyk gene encoding pyruvate kinase, which produces MKKVKIVATLGPNTSDKIENMIKTGVDVFRLNFSHADHKTHKNSIKNIREISKKLHKKTAILQDISGPKIRIGEVDGILELKRGDKIKLVKKDPKSKYELSISYPEIIDYVKKDEFVFFADGSIRTKVIEKESEYLLLEVKNSGILSSRKGVNFPQSNLKISAITPKDELDLAFGAKNGVDIVAISFVNAKNDILKAKKILNKNGANPWVIAKIETKKAVENLEEILEVSDGVMVARGDLGIEVGIEKVPVIQKRIIKEANRLKKPVITATQMLLSMVNSPYPTRAEVSDVANAVMDGSDAVMLSDETTVGKYPLKAIETLKNVIIETQNIYPYYKKYEIKDSDAIAASVADLCKGLEPKAIVSFTSSGTTVKSISKYRPKAPIIALTHSRETSRKLKLVWGVEEIFEIPKIKNPEKLIEKFKEIALREKILKEGDKVIITMGSIVGKEGTTNMIRIVEI; this is translated from the coding sequence ATGAAAAAAGTAAAAATAGTAGCTACACTTGGACCAAATACATCTGATAAAATTGAAAATATGATAAAAACAGGGGTAGATGTTTTTAGGCTAAATTTCTCCCACGCCGATCATAAAACCCATAAAAACTCTATCAAAAATATTAGAGAAATCTCAAAAAAACTACATAAAAAAACGGCTATATTGCAAGATATCAGCGGTCCTAAAATAAGGATAGGAGAAGTTGACGGGATTTTAGAATTAAAAAGAGGTGACAAGATAAAACTAGTCAAAAAAGACCCAAAATCAAAATATGAACTAAGTATAAGTTATCCTGAAATTATAGATTATGTAAAAAAAGATGAGTTTGTATTTTTCGCTGATGGCAGCATTAGAACCAAAGTAATAGAAAAAGAAAGTGAGTATCTCTTACTAGAAGTTAAAAATAGTGGCATACTCTCTAGTAGAAAAGGTGTCAACTTTCCTCAATCCAATCTTAAAATATCGGCTATTACACCAAAAGATGAACTAGACCTTGCTTTTGGAGCTAAAAACGGTGTAGATATTGTGGCCATATCTTTTGTCAACGCTAAAAATGATATCTTAAAAGCAAAAAAGATTTTAAATAAAAACGGTGCAAATCCTTGGGTAATAGCAAAGATAGAGACAAAAAAAGCCGTAGAGAACTTAGAAGAGATTTTGGAAGTTAGTGACGGAGTTATGGTGGCTAGAGGCGATCTTGGTATAGAAGTAGGTATCGAAAAGGTTCCGGTTATTCAAAAAAGAATCATTAAAGAAGCTAACAGACTTAAAAAGCCAGTCATAACAGCAACTCAGATGCTACTGTCGATGGTTAACTCTCCCTATCCAACTAGAGCCGAGGTAAGTGATGTTGCAAACGCAGTAATGGATGGAAGTGATGCCGTAATGCTAAGTGATGAGACAACTGTTGGTAAGTATCCACTAAAAGCGATTGAGACATTAAAAAATGTGATAATAGAAACTCAGAATATATATCCATACTATAAAAAGTATGAGATTAAAGATAGCGATGCGATCGCTGCAAGTGTGGCAGATCTTTGTAAAGGGCTGGAGCCAAAAGCGATAGTTTCATTTACTAGTAGCGGTACAACAGTAAAAAGTATATCCAAATATAGACCAAAAGCGCCTATTATAGCCCTCACTCATTCTCGAGAAACATCAAGAAAACTAAAACTTGTCTGGGGAGTGGAAGAGATTTTCGAAATCCCTAAAATAAAAAATCCGGAAAAATTGATAGAAAAATTTAAAGAGATAGCATTAAGAGAAAAGATATTAAAAGAGGGGGATAAAGTTATTATAACTATGGGAAGTATTGTTGGAAAAGAGGGAACTACAAATATGATAAGAATCGTTGAAATCTAG
- a CDS encoding 4Fe-4S dicluster domain-containing protein — protein sequence MSKRQLAMVMDLNKCIGCQTCTVACKTQWTNRNGREYMYWNNVETYPGDGYPKKWMELGGGFDAAGDLQPGIIPNIEADYGVPWDYNYESLAEQNMISDSPEPGFKPDISPTWGPNWDEDQGAGSFPMDNYFFYLPRICNHCSNPGCLSACPRDAIFKREEDGVVLVDLDRCQGYRYCIAGCPYKKIYFNPKISKSEKCILCFPRVEQGLPPACAQSCVGRIRFVGFLDDEESQVYKLVHKYKVALPLRPDYGTQPNVYYVPPTEAPPKFDENGKIIEGSNRIPIEELEKLFGPAVHDAIKTLKAEMKKRKETGKSELMDILIAYQHKDMFRLDNNYYQQVAKEKGMKPLAPVDERYVAGKYTKISHFKVHA from the coding sequence ATGTCTAAAAGACAATTAGCAATGGTAATGGACCTTAATAAATGTATAGGTTGTCAAACTTGTACAGTAGCTTGTAAAACACAATGGACAAACAGAAATGGTCGCGAATATATGTATTGGAACAACGTGGAGACATATCCTGGAGATGGTTATCCTAAAAAATGGATGGAGCTTGGCGGCGGTTTTGACGCTGCCGGTGATCTTCAGCCTGGAATTATCCCAAATATTGAAGCCGATTATGGGGTGCCTTGGGATTATAATTATGAGTCATTGGCAGAACAAAATATGATTAGCGACTCTCCTGAACCTGGTTTTAAACCGGATATATCTCCAACATGGGGACCTAACTGGGATGAGGATCAAGGTGCAGGTAGTTTTCCAATGGACAACTATTTCTTCTATTTGCCTAGGATTTGTAACCACTGTTCAAATCCTGGATGTTTAAGTGCATGTCCAAGGGACGCCATATTTAAAAGAGAAGAGGATGGTGTTGTTTTAGTCGATTTAGACAGATGTCAAGGTTATAGATACTGTATAGCCGGTTGTCCTTATAAAAAGATATATTTTAACCCTAAAATTAGTAAAAGTGAAAAGTGTATTTTGTGTTTCCCAAGAGTTGAACAAGGGCTACCACCAGCTTGTGCACAATCTTGCGTTGGTAGGATCAGGTTTGTAGGTTTCTTGGATGATGAAGAGAGCCAAGTATATAAACTTGTACACAAATATAAAGTAGCACTTCCACTTAGACCAGATTACGGTACACAACCAAATGTATATTATGTTCCTCCAACAGAGGCACCGCCTAAATTTGATGAGAATGGCAAAATTATTGAGGGAAGCAACAGGATTCCGATAGAAGAGCTTGAGAAACTTTTTGGACCGGCTGTTCATGATGCAATTAAGACTCTAAAAGCTGAAATGAAAAAAAGAAAAGAGACCGGTAAGTCTGAATTGATGGATATACTTATAGCCTATCAACATAAAGATATGTTTAGACTCGATAATAACTATTATCAACAAGTAGCAAAAGAGAAGGGTATGAAACCACTTGCTCCAGTTGATGAGAGATATGTTGCAGGTAAATATACAAAAATATCTCATTTTAAGGTGCACGCATGA
- a CDS encoding 4Fe-4S binding protein, with the protein MSLYKQNTELFEFDLLKCLRTDYYHNKCSQCIDICPENAFIFDRGKLRLDESKCKNCAVCVGVCPSEALSVNFFNPNGFILSLKEEKVTLSCKKDTPCLSVFSSQNFISLALRKDMVSCNLFHCEGCELNKDNKTFESIAQRIEEANRFLADIGTLKEIKVEAEEIKSERRALFKKLFNSAKELAGEGIDVKELANVRNRIPIKNIILKNSIKKEIQNFKNTQISTHYSFLSNKEISYDLCNNCGDCVKFCPTDALFYSQDSTSIWFQSGKCIACGICNDICEPKAITNKDDLDLIEFAFDRGKELVSHTLEICNECKTPFPYKGGELICERCKSFVNDFGDIFKIAADLE; encoded by the coding sequence ATGAGCTTATATAAACAAAATACAGAACTTTTTGAGTTTGATTTACTTAAATGCCTAAGAACAGACTATTATCATAATAAATGTAGTCAATGTATAGATATCTGTCCGGAAAACGCGTTTATTTTTGATAGAGGAAAGCTAAGGCTTGATGAAAGTAAATGCAAAAACTGTGCTGTCTGTGTAGGCGTTTGTCCAAGTGAGGCTCTAAGTGTAAACTTTTTTAATCCAAATGGATTTATTCTCTCTTTGAAAGAAGAAAAAGTAACACTTTCATGTAAAAAAGATACTCCATGTCTTAGCGTATTCAGCTCCCAAAACTTTATCTCTTTAGCTTTAAGAAAAGATATGGTTAGCTGTAATCTATTTCATTGTGAAGGGTGTGAATTAAACAAAGATAATAAAACTTTTGAATCAATTGCCCAGAGAATTGAAGAAGCAAACAGATTTTTAGCTGATATTGGCACTTTAAAAGAGATAAAAGTAGAAGCTGAAGAGATAAAGAGTGAAAGAAGAGCTCTGTTTAAAAAACTTTTTAACTCTGCAAAAGAGTTGGCTGGTGAAGGTATCGATGTAAAAGAGCTTGCAAATGTAAGAAATAGAATCCCAATCAAAAATATAATATTAAAAAACTCTATCAAAAAAGAGATTCAAAATTTTAAAAATACACAAATTTCAACACATTATTCATTTTTGTCAAATAAAGAGATTAGTTATGACTTATGTAATAATTGCGGTGATTGTGTAAAATTTTGTCCAACAGATGCTCTTTTTTATTCACAAGATTCGACATCCATTTGGTTTCAAAGCGGAAAGTGTATAGCTTGTGGAATATGCAACGATATTTGCGAGCCAAAAGCGATAACAAACAAGGATGATTTAGACTTGATTGAATTTGCATTTGATAGAGGAAAAGAGCTTGTTTCGCACACTTTGGAGATTTGCAATGAATGCAAAACTCCTTTTCCTTATAAAGGGGGAGAGTTGATTTGTGAAAGATGTAAAAGCTTTGTAAACGATTTTGGTGATATTTTCAAAATAGCCGCAGATCTTGAGTGA
- a CDS encoding TorD/DmsD family molecular chaperone: MDNKTKAFVYAFLSRCYQKELDKKAIEDLKSNEELLDLIGPDTKKWFLSNDIEKIEEELNVDFNSAFLINSQPVETLVEDSKGEILVGLQNPVMQFYFNHGYEINMNQTDILAPDHLSIELSFMQNLIYRNEEKAAFEFLKEHMLKWVPPYLIGIKSLVEAPFYKDLADLTIEFLLSDYEELKDKLVGE; this comes from the coding sequence TTGGATAATAAAACAAAAGCTTTTGTGTATGCTTTTTTGTCAAGATGTTATCAGAAAGAGTTAGATAAAAAAGCCATAGAAGATCTTAAGTCAAACGAAGAACTTTTAGATTTGATTGGACCAGATACTAAAAAATGGTTTTTATCTAACGATATAGAAAAAATCGAAGAAGAGCTAAATGTAGATTTCAATTCGGCTTTTTTGATTAATTCTCAGCCTGTTGAGACTCTTGTGGAAGATAGTAAAGGCGAAATTTTAGTCGGTCTTCAAAATCCGGTTATGCAGTTTTATTTTAATCATGGATATGAGATAAATATGAATCAAACTGATATTTTAGCGCCCGATCATCTTTCAATTGAACTTAGTTTTATGCAAAATTTAATATATAGAAATGAGGAAAAGGCAGCATTTGAGTTTTTGAAAGAGCACATGCTAAAATGGGTTCCACCTTATCTAATAGGTATCAAATCTTTAGTTGAAGCCCCATTTTACAAAGATTTGGCTGATTTAACGATAGAGTTTTTACTTAGCGATTATGAAGAATTAAAGGATAAGTTAGTAGGTGAGTAA
- a CDS encoding sulfurtransferase has translation MKRLLQALLIVACLIGILSAKDERILIEAEEAVKLIGKPGVIFVSGDDETAFENGHIRGSVSMYAHHLHHADIMGRLECEPLFMCPKTAEHYIGAHGIDNDTLVIAYDNFRGPNATGVYMYFKSFGHDKVLILNGGVEAIKKIDPNQQEYNKLKKEARKVKKAYKKAKKAGNKEEYKKLKVKYAELKKEMKKLEPKLLIQRGKKIVDLGHHLHAVLPPESEAKIEEKHYHIDEKKIRYDLIAGKEEVYKAVQDRLKNGDKSKYVIIDTRGMIEIIGERKMDNVARGGHIPTSKFIEWKNFTDFKNKKSFRSLKEMQEVFDKYGVTKDKTIYAYCHVGAGRSTEIITALKLLGYENVKVYTGSWDEWGNDMNLPIRR, from the coding sequence ATGAAGAGGTTGTTACAAGCGCTGCTTATAGTAGCTTGTTTGATAGGCATCTTGTCTGCTAAAGACGAGAGAATCTTGATTGAAGCGGAAGAGGCTGTAAAGCTGATAGGTAAGCCGGGAGTTATTTTTGTTAGCGGTGATGACGAGACTGCTTTTGAAAATGGTCATATTAGGGGTTCAGTATCGATGTATGCTCACCATTTACATCATGCTGATATTATGGGAAGGTTAGAGTGCGAGCCTCTTTTTATGTGTCCAAAAACCGCAGAGCACTATATAGGGGCTCATGGAATAGATAATGATACATTGGTTATTGCATATGATAATTTTAGAGGTCCAAATGCAACCGGTGTTTATATGTATTTTAAAAGTTTTGGACATGATAAGGTCTTGATTTTAAACGGTGGAGTGGAAGCTATCAAAAAAATTGATCCGAATCAGCAAGAGTACAATAAGCTAAAAAAAGAGGCTAGAAAAGTTAAAAAAGCTTACAAAAAGGCTAAAAAAGCCGGCAATAAAGAGGAGTACAAAAAACTAAAAGTCAAGTATGCTGAACTTAAAAAAGAGATGAAAAAACTCGAACCTAAGCTCTTGATACAAAGAGGTAAAAAAATCGTAGATTTAGGACATCATCTTCATGCAGTTTTACCGCCTGAAAGCGAAGCCAAAATTGAAGAGAAACATTATCATATAGATGAAAAGAAAATAAGATACGATCTTATCGCAGGTAAAGAGGAAGTTTATAAAGCGGTTCAAGATAGACTTAAAAATGGTGATAAAAGCAAATATGTAATTATCGATACGAGAGGTATGATTGAGATTATTGGTGAGAGAAAGATGGATAATGTTGCAAGAGGAGGCCATATTCCGACATCAAAATTTATTGAATGGAAAAATTTTACGGATTTTAAAAATAAAAAGAGTTTTAGAAGCTTAAAAGAGATGCAAGAGGTGTTTGATAAATATGGAGTTACAAAAGATAAAACCATATATGCATACTGTCATGTCGGAGCTGGAAGAAGCACTGAAATAATCACGGCTCTTAAACTACTTGGATATGAGAATGTTAAAGTATATACCGGTAGTTGGGATGAGTGGGGCAATGATATGAATCTACCTATAAGAAGATAA